Within the Thalassoglobus sp. JC818 genome, the region CCGTTACGCACTGTCTCCCGGTGCATTCTGGCGTGACTTGCTGTCACCGGACAATTCAGGCGACTAGAATTCCCTGACGTTCTGACCGTGGTGCGATCGAATTGCTTTAAAAACGAGTTCGTTTTCTGCAAATTCGCTTGCTCGATCAGGCTGTAACCGACATTCGAGTCACAGAAGCGAATCACTGGACGAGACGGTCCATTCGTCATCGCCGTCAATGCGGACGAAAAGCCTGCTGCGATCGTGACGAGGACCGGTATTTGCACGGGATTTCGCGTGTGAGGGCGTTTGAACTGATTCAGTCAGATTACGGCCGACCATATTCGAGAGCGTGTTGCCATCAATCAAAGGAAATTCATGTCTGAGAAGATTCTGACCGCACTGCCAGTCTTCAACGAAGAAAGTCACATTCGACCTGTTCTCGAAGAGGTCGCTCGATACAGCCCGGAAATTCTGGTTGTGAATGATGGATCGAGTGACGGAACAGCTGCTGTCCTGAGTGAAATCGAAGGAATTCATGTCGTCACTCATGAACAGAACCGAGGCTACGGTGCTGCACTCGACAGTGCGTTTCAGTTCGCCATGCAAAACGGCTACGACGTGCTGGTGACAATTGATTGTGATGGACAACATCAACCTCAACTCATCCCGGAACTGGCCAAAGCTGTCTTTCACAGCGAAGGAGCACCCTGGGACATCGTTTCGGGTAGCCGTTACCTGCAAATCTTCGATGAAAACTCCATCCCGCCTGCCGATCGGCGGAAAATCAACGTGTCGATCACTGAGCAGCTCAACAACTGCTTCGATTTGAACCTGACGGATTCATTCTGTGGATTCAAATCGTATCGCGTCGAATCGCTGAAGCATTTTGAGATCACGGAGTTAGGCTACGCGATGCCGC harbors:
- a CDS encoding glycosyltransferase family 2 protein; the encoded protein is MSEKILTALPVFNEESHIRPVLEEVARYSPEILVVNDGSSDGTAAVLSEIEGIHVVTHEQNRGYGAALDSAFQFAMQNGYDVLVTIDCDGQHQPQLIPELAKAVFHSEGAPWDIVSGSRYLQIFDENSIPPADRRKINVSITEQLNNCFDLNLTDSFCGFKSYRVESLKHFEITELGYAMPLQFWIQAVGHNLKIREFPVPLVYLEEERSFGGSLDDSRRRMAYYQSVLKREMEAQNVPCGSNTRS